A stretch of Campylobacter showae DNA encodes these proteins:
- a CDS encoding HAD family hydrolase, translating into MKCVIFDMDGTLIDSAKAICETVNEVRRELGLEGDLAAEFIVKAINEPGRNLGLDFYGIDKPDMKLRDNFEAKFKKNYREYAAAYEGVDGLLAGLKEAGHFVALASNAPRYTLDEILQRSGIFKFFDLIVGADENIPQKPDPAMLNLILKSGEFDKAIFVGDSKKDELAARNAGMRYLNVCWGFGSKSPSCDNVFTVAEAALYIEKL; encoded by the coding sequence GTGAAATGCGTGATATTTGACATGGACGGCACGCTCATAGATAGCGCAAAAGCGATCTGTGAGACGGTAAACGAGGTGCGGCGCGAGCTGGGGCTCGAGGGCGATCTGGCGGCGGAGTTTATCGTAAAGGCCATAAACGAGCCGGGGCGAAATTTGGGGCTTGACTTTTACGGTATCGATAAACCTGATATGAAGCTGCGGGATAACTTTGAAGCTAAATTTAAGAAAAACTACCGCGAATACGCCGCGGCATACGAGGGCGTCGATGGACTGCTAGCCGGGCTAAAAGAGGCCGGGCATTTCGTCGCTCTAGCTAGCAATGCGCCGCGATATACTTTGGATGAGATTTTGCAAAGAAGCGGAATATTTAAATTTTTCGATCTCATCGTCGGAGCGGATGAAAACATACCTCAAAAACCAGATCCCGCGATGTTAAATTTGATATTAAAATCAGGCGAATTCGATAAAGCGATATTTGTCGGAGATAGTAAAAAAGACGAGCTTGCCGCACGCAATGCAGGTATGAGATATCTAAACGTTTGCTGGGGTTTTGGTAGCAAAAGTCCGAGCTGCGACAATGTCTTTACGGTGGCTGAAGCAGCCCTATATATCGAGAAGTTATAA
- a CDS encoding proline--tRNA ligase: MKFSKLYAPTAKEAPKDASLASHKFLLRAGYAEQVGSGLYNFLPLGKRVLENIKNIVKEELDEAGAQEISMSFVTSADLWRESGRFDVYGKELLRFKDRKENDFVLSPTNEESVVALVRGKVTSYKQLPLNLYQINTKFRDEARPRFGLLRGREFLMKDGYSFHANAEDLDREFDLMEKTYSKIFTRLGLNFRAVRADSGAIGGSGSKEFMVLANSGEDDIIVCENCDYAANIEAATRAKRTTQAERPEADAAKFLTPNAKTIKDVAEFFRVDEFYCIKAVIKKAIFIDAKGEKSEKIVVFFVRGEDELQEVKAQNACAALELADATEAEIAAAGLVGGFCGPVGLRGVEFYIDKELRGESQMICGANERDYHFVGVSVSSFNAERFKDLTAVKAGDKCPCCGGNLSVSKGIEVGHIFKLGTKYSEPMGATFLDENGKAKPFIMGCYGIGVSRLVAVAVEASHDEKGIIWNETLAPFKFEIIVSNLKDEEGVKFAQGLYEDLRGAGVSVLLDDRNERFGVKMSEFELMGFPYAVIVGKGLAEGTVELVTRDGLAKETVKASEILARLKSL; the protein is encoded by the coding sequence ATGAAATTTAGCAAACTTTACGCGCCCACGGCAAAAGAAGCGCCAAAAGACGCGAGTCTGGCAAGCCATAAATTTTTGCTCCGAGCGGGCTACGCCGAGCAGGTAGGTAGCGGACTTTATAACTTTTTGCCGCTTGGCAAACGGGTTCTTGAAAATATAAAAAATATCGTCAAAGAGGAGCTTGACGAAGCGGGCGCGCAGGAGATCTCGATGAGCTTCGTCACGTCTGCGGATCTTTGGCGCGAGAGCGGACGCTTTGACGTCTACGGCAAGGAGCTTTTGCGCTTTAAGGACCGCAAGGAAAACGACTTTGTGCTAAGCCCTACCAACGAAGAGAGCGTCGTCGCGCTCGTGCGAGGCAAGGTAACGTCCTATAAGCAACTGCCGCTAAATTTGTATCAGATCAATACCAAATTTAGAGACGAGGCAAGGCCGAGATTTGGGCTACTTAGAGGGCGTGAGTTTTTGATGAAGGACGGATATAGCTTCCACGCAAACGCCGAGGATTTGGACCGCGAATTTGACCTGATGGAAAAAACTTATAGCAAAATTTTTACTCGCCTCGGGTTAAATTTCCGCGCGGTTAGAGCCGATAGCGGCGCGATAGGCGGCAGCGGAAGCAAAGAGTTTATGGTGCTAGCAAATAGCGGCGAGGACGATATCATCGTCTGCGAGAACTGCGACTACGCCGCAAACATAGAGGCCGCAACCCGCGCAAAACGAACGACGCAGGCTGAGCGGCCGGAGGCTGACGCGGCTAAATTTTTAACTCCAAACGCCAAAACCATCAAAGACGTGGCGGAGTTTTTTAGAGTCGATGAGTTTTACTGCATAAAAGCGGTGATAAAAAAGGCGATTTTTATTGACGCCAAAGGCGAAAAGAGCGAGAAAATCGTAGTATTTTTCGTGCGCGGCGAGGACGAACTACAAGAGGTCAAGGCCCAAAACGCATGCGCGGCGCTCGAGCTAGCGGACGCGACCGAAGCCGAGATCGCGGCGGCCGGGTTAGTAGGCGGATTTTGCGGGCCGGTTGGGCTAAGGGGCGTGGAGTTTTATATCGATAAGGAGCTTCGCGGCGAGTCGCAGATGATCTGCGGCGCAAACGAGCGGGATTATCACTTCGTCGGCGTTAGCGTTAGCAGCTTTAACGCCGAGCGCTTCAAAGACCTAACCGCGGTCAAAGCCGGCGATAAATGCCCTTGCTGCGGCGGAAATTTAAGCGTTAGTAAAGGTATCGAGGTCGGGCATATATTTAAGCTAGGCACCAAGTACTCAGAGCCGATGGGTGCTACGTTTTTGGATGAAAACGGCAAGGCAAAACCGTTTATCATGGGATGCTACGGTATCGGCGTTAGCCGCCTGGTCGCCGTCGCCGTCGAGGCTAGCCACGATGAAAAAGGCATAATCTGGAACGAAACCCTAGCTCCGTTTAAATTTGAAATCATCGTCTCAAATTTAAAAGACGAAGAGGGCGTTAAATTTGCGCAGGGGCTTTACGAAGACCTACGTGGGGCGGGCGTTTCGGTACTACTTGACGATAGAAACGAGCGTTTCGGCGTTAAAATGAGCGAATTTGAGCTGATGGGATTTCCTTATGCCGTGATCGTAGGAAAGGGGCTGGCAGAAGGCACGGTCGAGCTCGTTACGCGTGACGGACTGGCCAAAGAAACCGTCAAAGCGAGCGAAATTTTAGCGCGACTAAAGAGCCTATGA
- a CDS encoding DUF2018 family protein: MDYDIFSQSPREKFFEILFNANKNLVENELEKTFEKFIAMSEFCEKNGFDETAQNSFISQNQTLINERLNDIYIGLSGDILSQNE; this comes from the coding sequence ATGGATTATGATATATTTTCTCAAAGTCCGAGAGAAAAATTCTTTGAAATTTTATTTAACGCGAACAAAAATTTAGTCGAAAACGAGCTTGAAAAAACTTTTGAAAAATTTATCGCAATGAGCGAATTTTGTGAAAAAAACGGCTTTGACGAAACGGCGCAAAATTCGTTCATCTCTCAAAATCAAACCCTGATAAATGAGCGTCTAAACGACATTTACATCGGGCTTAGTGGGGATATTTTAAGTCAAAATGAGTAA
- the hemA gene encoding glutamyl-tRNA reductase, whose product MHYASVSFTHKNTDISVREKLSFSNIERKNEILRLISSSQNINECMVLSTCNRVEIIASVKTVEGASKHIIACMSLICGIPFEELQSRADIYEDNGAVHHLFAVASSLDSLVIGETQIAGQLKEAYKFARANGKCGAKLGRAMEFAFKCAAEVRNKTEISKNPISVSSVAVAKAKEIFGTLNGMVAVIVGAGEMAELAAKHLIASGARTIIISRNKERAKNLALTLGDNNEYDSLSNVAQYINKYQIIFSATAAPHPVLIDAMVEPKEFKRYFFDIAVPRDIAITESENIKIYAVDDLQEIVNKNLALREEQAQIAYGIVGRNTAAFFQMLRELAVTPLIKGIREQAKECAERELAKALKKGYLKHSDKEEAYRLIHQVFKAFLHAPTINLKNLAGATGSEAQLRAVGEIFNVAEQTPQEENNEFEWENE is encoded by the coding sequence ATGCATTACGCAAGCGTGAGCTTTACGCACAAAAACACCGATATATCCGTGCGCGAAAAGCTCTCTTTTTCTAACATCGAGCGCAAAAACGAAATTTTACGCCTCATTAGCTCCAGCCAAAACATCAACGAGTGCATGGTGCTAAGCACCTGCAACCGCGTCGAGATCATCGCTAGCGTAAAGACGGTCGAAGGCGCTAGCAAGCACATCATAGCCTGCATGTCGCTCATCTGCGGCATCCCTTTTGAGGAGCTGCAAAGCAGAGCCGACATCTACGAGGATAACGGCGCCGTGCACCATCTCTTTGCCGTTGCTAGCTCGCTAGATAGCCTTGTTATCGGCGAAACGCAGATCGCGGGGCAGTTAAAAGAGGCGTATAAATTTGCACGCGCTAACGGCAAATGCGGCGCGAAGCTCGGCAGGGCGATGGAGTTTGCCTTTAAGTGCGCGGCGGAGGTACGAAACAAAACCGAAATCTCCAAAAATCCGATCTCCGTTTCAAGCGTCGCGGTGGCGAAGGCAAAGGAGATTTTTGGCACGCTAAACGGCATGGTCGCCGTGATAGTAGGCGCTGGCGAGATGGCGGAGCTAGCCGCAAAGCATCTAATCGCAAGCGGCGCGCGAACGATAATCATCAGCCGAAACAAAGAGCGCGCTAAAAATTTAGCTCTGACGCTGGGGGATAATAACGAATACGACTCGCTTTCAAACGTAGCGCAGTACATAAATAAATATCAAATAATATTTTCCGCGACCGCCGCGCCGCATCCGGTTTTGATCGACGCGATGGTAGAGCCAAAGGAGTTTAAGCGTTACTTTTTTGATATAGCCGTACCGCGCGATATCGCGATCACGGAGAGCGAAAATATCAAAATTTACGCTGTGGACGACTTGCAAGAGATTGTAAATAAAAACCTAGCCCTGCGCGAAGAGCAAGCGCAGATCGCATACGGCATCGTCGGGCGAAATACGGCGGCGTTTTTCCAAATGCTGCGCGAGCTAGCCGTCACGCCGCTAATAAAAGGTATAAGAGAGCAGGCTAAGGAGTGTGCCGAGAGAGAGCTCGCAAAAGCCCTAAAAAAGGGCTATCTAAAACATAGCGACAAAGAGGAAGCGTACCGCCTCATACATCAGGTTTTTAAGGCGTTTTTGCACGCGCCGACGATAAATTTAAAAAACCTCGCGGGCGCTACCGGAAGCGAAGCGCAGCTAAGAGCCGTCGGGGAAATCTTTAACGTCGCGGAGCAAACGCCGCAAGAAGAAAATAATGAATTTGAATGGGAGAACGAATGA
- a CDS encoding O-acetylhomoserine aminocarboxypropyltransferase/cysteine synthase family protein: protein MQKETIATHYGYDTKTGPGAMAVPIYQTTAYDFGSAEAAAARFALEDPGHIYTRLGNPTTDVLESRIAALEEGSASIVTASGQSAIFYSIANLAAVGDNIVVAKKIYGGTMVLFIHTLKRFGIEARVFDSDSADDLENLIDDKTRAIFFETLSNPQIAIPNFKKIVEIADKHGVVTIADNTVPTPIIFQPLNHGIDVVVHSASKYICGQGLSLAGAVVASKNLNAKLVGNARYAHFNEPDESYHGLVYAQMADKFDIYTLRMRVALVRDIGATISPFNSWQLIQGLETLSVRIERHSQNARKIAEFLNSHKHVKRVTYPALKSDPEHEKAQKYFAGGMASGLMCFETDSYERAVKMLGKVKLFKIVVNIGDSKSLITHPASTTHQQLSSEELIKAGITKELIRISVGLENADDLIADLAQALE, encoded by the coding sequence ATGCAAAAAGAGACGATAGCCACGCACTACGGCTACGACACCAAGACGGGGCCCGGCGCCATGGCGGTGCCGATTTACCAGACTACGGCTTATGATTTCGGTAGCGCCGAGGCGGCTGCAGCGAGATTTGCGCTAGAAGACCCGGGCCACATCTACACGAGGCTGGGCAACCCGACTACGGACGTACTAGAGAGCCGTATAGCCGCGCTCGAGGAGGGCTCGGCCTCTATCGTGACAGCTAGCGGTCAGTCGGCGATTTTCTACTCGATCGCAAATTTAGCCGCAGTCGGCGACAACATCGTCGTGGCAAAGAAAATTTACGGCGGCACGATGGTTCTTTTTATACATACGCTTAAGCGTTTTGGCATCGAGGCGCGAGTGTTTGACAGCGACAGCGCGGACGATCTTGAAAATTTGATAGACGACAAAACTCGCGCGATATTTTTCGAGACGCTATCAAATCCGCAAATCGCAATCCCGAATTTTAAAAAAATCGTCGAGATCGCGGACAAGCACGGCGTCGTAACGATCGCAGATAACACCGTGCCTACGCCGATCATTTTCCAACCGCTAAATCACGGCATCGACGTCGTCGTACATAGCGCTAGCAAATATATCTGCGGCCAAGGCCTAAGCCTAGCGGGCGCAGTCGTAGCTAGTAAAAATTTAAACGCTAAGCTAGTCGGTAACGCCAGATACGCGCATTTTAACGAGCCTGATGAGAGCTATCACGGGCTAGTTTATGCGCAAATGGCGGATAAATTTGACATCTATACGCTGCGCATGAGAGTGGCTTTAGTGCGCGATATAGGCGCTACGATCTCGCCTTTTAACTCCTGGCAGCTCATACAGGGGCTTGAGACTTTGAGCGTGCGTATCGAGAGACACTCGCAAAATGCTCGCAAAATCGCCGAGTTTTTAAACTCGCATAAACACGTCAAGCGCGTGACCTACCCTGCGCTAAAAAGCGATCCCGAGCACGAAAAGGCGCAAAAATACTTTGCTGGCGGCATGGCTAGTGGGCTAATGTGCTTTGAAACCGATAGCTATGAACGTGCCGTAAAGATGCTGGGCAAAGTAAAACTCTTTAAAATCGTCGTAAATATCGGCGACTCCAAGTCGCTCATCACGCACCCGGCATCCACCACGCACCAGCAGCTCTCGAGCGAAGAGCTAATAAAAGCGGGCATAACAAAAGAACTAATCAGAATAAGCGTCGGCCTAGAAAACGCGGACGACCTCATCGCCGATCTGGCGCAGGCTTTGGAGTAG
- the hemC gene encoding hydroxymethylbilane synthase: MEKLKIATRKSVLAMWQSEHIRDKILSRYPQIAVELTGMKTKGDVILDTPLAKIGGKGLFTKELEDSMLSGETHIAVHSLKDVPVVFPEGLVLAAICSREDVRDAMLSEKYAKFEDLPEGARVGTTSLRRKMQLLAMRPDLEIISLRGNVQTRLRKLKEGEFDAIILAMAGVNRLNLRSEVAHIVPFELDQMVPAMGQGALGIEAREDSEILNLIEFLKDEKAVIETTVERDFVAMLEGGCQVPIGVNANLNGDKIEIRAVVGLPDGSESIRENIVAQKSEWKSVGAELGRIFIGKGAKELLKRAEEMANI, from the coding sequence ATGGAAAAACTAAAAATCGCAACGAGAAAAAGTGTGCTGGCGATGTGGCAAAGCGAGCATATCAGGGATAAAATTTTATCACGCTATCCACAAATCGCGGTCGAGCTAACGGGCATGAAAACCAAAGGCGACGTGATACTCGACACGCCGCTGGCTAAAATCGGAGGCAAGGGGCTATTTACAAAAGAGCTGGAAGATAGCATGCTAAGCGGCGAAACGCACATCGCCGTGCATAGTCTAAAAGACGTGCCCGTCGTTTTCCCAGAGGGGCTGGTGCTAGCCGCGATCTGCTCGCGCGAGGACGTGAGGGACGCGATGCTAAGCGAAAAATACGCTAAATTTGAGGATCTGCCCGAGGGCGCGCGCGTTGGTACGACGAGCCTGCGCCGCAAAATGCAGCTTTTAGCGATGCGTCCCGATCTTGAGATAATCTCGCTGCGAGGCAACGTCCAAACCCGCCTGCGCAAGCTAAAAGAGGGCGAATTTGACGCGATTATCCTAGCGATGGCGGGCGTGAACCGCTTAAATTTACGCTCCGAAGTCGCACATATCGTGCCGTTTGAGCTAGATCAGATGGTGCCTGCGATGGGACAGGGCGCGCTAGGTATCGAGGCTAGAGAGGACTCTGAAATTTTAAATTTGATAGAGTTTTTAAAAGACGAAAAAGCTGTGATAGAGACGACCGTGGAGCGTGATTTCGTCGCGATGCTAGAGGGCGGTTGCCAGGTACCTATCGGCGTAAATGCAAATTTAAACGGCGACAAGATCGAGATACGCGCGGTCGTGGGACTACCGGACGGTAGCGAGAGTATACGCGAAAATATCGTCGCGCAAAAAAGCGAGTGGAAGAGCGTGGGCGCCGAACTTGGACGGATATTTATCGGTAAAGGCGCAAAAGAGCTGCTAAAACGCGCCGAGGAGATGGCGAATATATGA
- a CDS encoding potassium/proton antiporter: protein MLETFLLFFSILLIACIVSSKVSDRFGVPSLVVFLAVGMLAGSDGLLGLAFDNRQIAQDVGTIALIFILYAGGLDTNLKSIRPVMVNGIILATLGVVLTAGMIAVLVKYLLGLDWLEALLFGSIISSTDAAAVFAILGAKEISLRNNIRPLLELESGSNDPMAIFLTVTMLQIISIATIPSVPDIALTLVKQFLLGGLMGYVFGVALPGLFNRLRLEYWGLYPVFSMAWVMLLYVLAGKVGGNGFLAVYIAGMFINKKEFAHKKNLIGFHDGIAWTMQIVIFLTLGLLVNPSQLPAVALAGTVIAFWIMFIARPMGVFLSLLLSRYNVKEKIFISWVGLRGVVPIVLATYPFGANLPNSELIFNTIFFVVFVSIIIQGMTLEKAAQKCGVKEEVVVEEVEMSNLPIFYHTLRQHTIRFDSEVVGKNLAELELPSDFLVLLIKRKGEYIKPTGSSVFEEGDLLLIQCEDENKYNETLKTFTA, encoded by the coding sequence ATGTTAGAAACTTTTTTACTATTTTTCTCTATCCTGCTTATCGCTTGTATCGTCTCCAGCAAGGTTTCAGATAGATTCGGCGTTCCGTCCTTAGTCGTTTTTTTAGCAGTCGGTATGCTTGCAGGCTCGGACGGGCTGCTCGGACTTGCTTTTGATAATCGCCAAATCGCCCAAGACGTGGGCACTATCGCGCTTATTTTTATACTTTACGCAGGCGGGCTTGATACGAATCTAAAATCTATCCGCCCCGTGATGGTAAACGGCATCATCCTAGCGACTCTTGGCGTCGTGCTTACTGCCGGTATGATAGCCGTGCTGGTAAAATACCTGCTAGGCCTTGACTGGCTGGAGGCTTTGCTTTTTGGCTCTATCATATCCTCGACCGACGCTGCGGCGGTGTTTGCGATACTCGGGGCGAAGGAAATTTCGCTGCGAAACAACATCCGTCCGCTTTTGGAGCTAGAGTCCGGATCAAACGACCCGATGGCGATCTTTTTAACCGTCACGATGCTACAAATCATCTCCATAGCCACGATCCCTAGCGTTCCCGATATTGCGCTAACGCTGGTGAAGCAGTTTTTGCTAGGCGGGCTGATGGGTTATGTATTTGGCGTCGCGCTACCGGGGCTTTTTAACCGCCTAAGGCTTGAGTATTGGGGACTATATCCGGTGTTTTCGATGGCTTGGGTGATGCTTTTATACGTGCTAGCGGGCAAAGTCGGCGGTAACGGCTTTTTGGCCGTTTATATCGCTGGCATGTTTATAAATAAAAAAGAGTTTGCGCATAAGAAAAATTTGATCGGTTTTCACGACGGTATTGCGTGGACGATGCAGATCGTCATATTTTTGACGCTGGGACTTTTGGTAAATCCATCTCAGCTACCAGCCGTCGCGCTTGCGGGCACAGTGATCGCGTTTTGGATCATGTTTATCGCGCGTCCGATGGGTGTTTTTCTCTCGCTTTTGCTCTCTAGATACAATGTCAAAGAAAAGATATTTATCTCGTGGGTCGGGCTTCGAGGCGTCGTTCCTATCGTACTTGCGACCTATCCGTTCGGCGCAAATTTGCCAAATTCCGAGCTTATTTTTAACACGATATTTTTCGTCGTGTTCGTCTCTATCATCATTCAAGGCATGACGCTAGAAAAAGCCGCGCAAAAATGCGGCGTCAAAGAAGAGGTCGTCGTAGAAGAGGTCGAGATGTCGAACTTGCCGATCTTTTACCACACTTTACGCCAGCACACCATACGCTTTGACTCCGAAGTCGTGGGCAAAAACCTAGCCGAGCTCGAGCTTCCTAGCGACTTTTTGGTGCTACTCATCAAGCGCAAGGGCGAATACATCAAACCTACCGGTTCGTCGGTATTTGAAGAGGGCGACTTGCTGCTGATCCAGTGCGAGGACGAAAACAAATACAACGAAACCTTAAAGACGTTTACGGCGTAA
- a CDS encoding menaquinone biosynthesis decarboxylase, protein MDYIKLLKDNGLLRVIDKPADIDLEIAHASYIEVKRENSQALLFTKPICKKMGRKFAPVLTNIYGSKRALELIFGRDPDEIAGEIERLLKPKKSKSFGEKLNFAAYLFEMRKIFTKRSKGEGECQQVKFTGEDVDLLSLPALKTWPLDGGAFITMGQVYTQSLDGELQNVGMYRLQIYDKNRLGMHWQIHKDGANFFNEYKRAGKKMPVSVAIGGDPLYIWCGQAPLPKGVFELLLYGFIRKEPAKLVKSLTNEIYVPHDADYVIEGFVDTDKFELEGPFGDHTGFYTPIEPFPVMEVTAITSKREPVFHATVVGKPPLEDKYMGWATERIFLPLLRTTVPELLDYNMPENGVFHNLILAKINALYPAHAKQAMHAFWGVGQMSFVKHAVFVGEDAPNLSDYDALTEHILNRFGEKSLLISEGVCDQLDHASPNSYFGGKLGIDATQDFSVSAPALLDDAALLAKFKEIEPNLTQLVQFKTNTKTPICVVKFDKNRLVKDVFEELLKFKEYFKLLVFVGPENRLENPYMLLWRVTNNIDALRDIYVREGAVCIDATAKGEAEGYTRGWPLQTDCDREVAADLVKRGIVKEEPELFSKFEIFG, encoded by the coding sequence ATGGACTACATCAAGCTTCTAAAAGATAACGGCCTGCTGCGCGTCATAGATAAGCCCGCGGATATCGATCTAGAGATCGCTCACGCAAGCTACATCGAGGTCAAGCGCGAAAACTCGCAGGCGCTGCTTTTTACAAAACCTATCTGCAAAAAAATGGGGCGCAAATTTGCCCCCGTACTAACAAATATCTACGGCTCAAAGCGCGCTTTAGAGCTTATCTTCGGACGAGATCCGGACGAGATCGCGGGCGAGATCGAGCGGCTTTTAAAACCAAAAAAGTCTAAAAGCTTTGGCGAAAAGCTAAATTTTGCCGCGTATTTGTTTGAGATGAGAAAAATTTTCACGAAAAGATCAAAAGGCGAGGGTGAGTGCCAGCAGGTCAAATTTACTGGCGAGGATGTCGATCTTTTGAGCCTTCCAGCGCTAAAAACATGGCCTCTTGACGGCGGCGCCTTTATCACGATGGGGCAGGTCTATACGCAGAGCTTAGACGGCGAACTGCAAAACGTCGGCATGTACCGACTGCAAATTTACGATAAAAATCGCCTCGGCATGCACTGGCAGATCCACAAAGACGGCGCGAATTTCTTTAACGAATACAAGCGCGCAGGTAAAAAAATGCCAGTTTCGGTAGCAATCGGCGGCGATCCGCTCTACATCTGGTGCGGTCAGGCGCCGCTGCCAAAGGGCGTGTTTGAGCTGCTGCTTTACGGCTTCATCCGTAAAGAGCCGGCCAAGCTCGTAAAGTCGCTGACGAATGAAATTTACGTCCCACACGACGCGGACTACGTGATCGAGGGTTTTGTCGATACGGATAAATTTGAGCTTGAGGGGCCGTTTGGCGATCACACCGGCTTTTATACGCCGATCGAGCCGTTTCCGGTGATGGAGGTTACGGCGATCACGAGCAAGCGTGAGCCCGTATTTCACGCGACCGTAGTCGGCAAGCCGCCGCTTGAAGATAAGTATATGGGCTGGGCGACCGAGCGCATTTTCTTGCCGCTTTTGCGCACGACGGTGCCTGAGCTTCTAGACTACAACATGCCTGAAAACGGCGTCTTTCACAACCTGATTTTAGCTAAGATAAATGCCCTTTATCCCGCGCACGCCAAGCAGGCGATGCACGCGTTTTGGGGCGTGGGGCAGATGAGCTTTGTAAAGCACGCGGTTTTTGTCGGCGAGGATGCGCCAAATTTGAGTGATTATGACGCGCTTACGGAGCATATTTTAAACCGCTTCGGCGAAAAAAGCCTGCTAATCAGCGAGGGCGTGTGCGATCAGCTCGATCATGCTAGCCCGAACTCGTACTTCGGCGGTAAGCTTGGAATCGACGCGACGCAGGATTTTTCGGTGTCTGCGCCAGCACTCTTAGACGATGCCGCGCTACTTGCTAAATTTAAAGAAATAGAGCCAAATTTAACGCAGCTCGTGCAGTTTAAAACAAATACCAAAACTCCGATTTGCGTCGTCAAATTTGATAAAAACCGCCTCGTAAAAGATGTTTTTGAAGAGCTTTTAAAATTTAAAGAGTACTTTAAACTACTCGTTTTCGTCGGTCCTGAAAACCGCCTAGAAAACCCGTATATGCTGCTTTGGCGCGTGACAAATAACATCGACGCCTTGCGCGATATCTACGTGCGCGAGGGCGCGGTCTGTATCGATGCCACCGCAAAAGGCGAGGCCGAGGGCTATACGCGCGGCTGGCCGCTACAAACCGACTGCGACCGCGAAGTCGCGGCTGATCTCGTTAAGCGCGGCATAGTAAAAGAGGAGCCCGAGCTTTTTAGCAAATTTGAGATTTTCGGATAA
- a CDS encoding polyprenyl synthetase family protein yields MEKIDLIMKNFIAELGYEPANAMFARINSGKKLRSKLLLKIAGESEQSLKICAIIELIHLASLLHDDVIDDADTRRGSPSINASFGTKNAVMLGDILYSKGFYELSKFPYEIAGEISGAVSKLSVGEMMDVDLSAKFNDDKSAYETMIYYKTAVLIEAAAAVGAMLAGLDASNFKIYGKNLGLAFQIIDDILDVTQDAATLGKPNFSDFKEGKTTLPYIYLYESLNETDKEQLKGLFKKDLSEAERGWVRANMNETGAIKKSIEAAKNLGEQAIKSVEKFNVDGLESIVKSMIDREF; encoded by the coding sequence ATGGAAAAAATAGATCTGATAATGAAAAATTTTATCGCGGAGCTTGGCTACGAGCCTGCAAACGCGATGTTTGCACGGATAAATTCGGGCAAAAAGCTGCGCTCTAAGCTACTTTTAAAAATAGCGGGCGAGAGCGAGCAAAGTCTAAAAATTTGCGCGATTATCGAGCTTATTCACCTGGCTAGTTTGCTTCACGACGACGTGATAGACGACGCCGACACCAGGCGCGGAAGCCCTAGTATAAACGCGAGCTTCGGCACCAAAAACGCCGTGATGCTAGGTGATATCCTCTATTCGAAGGGCTTTTACGAGCTGTCGAAATTCCCGTACGAGATCGCTGGCGAGATATCGGGCGCGGTTAGTAAGCTAAGCGTGGGCGAGATGATGGACGTAGATCTCTCGGCTAAATTTAACGACGATAAGTCTGCGTACGAAACGATGATCTACTATAAAACCGCCGTTTTGATCGAGGCCGCCGCCGCGGTTGGAGCGATGTTGGCTGGACTTGACGCGTCTAATTTTAAAATTTACGGCAAAAACTTAGGCCTAGCCTTTCAGATAATCGACGACATCCTAGACGTCACGCAAGACGCAGCGACGCTTGGAAAGCCAAATTTTAGCGACTTTAAAGAGGGCAAAACGACGCTACCTTACATTTATCTTTACGAAAGCTTAAACGAAACGGACAAAGAGCAGCTAAAAGGCCTGTTTAAAAAAGATCTGAGCGAGGCTGAACGCGGCTGGGTGAGGGCAAATATGAACGAAACGGGCGCGATAAAAAAAAGCATAGAAGCGGCGAAAAATTTAGGCGAGCAGGCGATAAAATCGGTAGAAAAATTTAACGTAGACGGCCTAGAAAGTATTGTAAAATCAATGATAGATAGGGAATTTTGA
- a CDS encoding FxsA family protein, producing MIKHFFTPYVVLEIAAAYFFIHAYGFLNLVLEVIATAVLGLFFMFRVGFFQLTSNIAFFKPSDVFSSVGMAIGGFFMFIPGLITDVLGAAIVTVAFFANLKNGGERKSGSEYYYEKFESGQSKPRDDGEIIDVEVVEEKRQIWKN from the coding sequence ATGATAAAGCATTTTTTTACGCCCTACGTCGTTTTGGAGATCGCGGCGGCGTATTTTTTTATCCACGCGTACGGATTTTTAAATTTAGTCCTAGAGGTTATCGCGACGGCTGTTTTGGGGCTGTTTTTTATGTTTCGCGTCGGATTTTTTCAGCTAACTAGCAATATCGCGTTTTTTAAGCCCTCAGACGTCTTTAGTAGCGTAGGTATGGCGATCGGGGGCTTTTTTATGTTTATCCCGGGGCTTATCACCGACGTTTTGGGTGCGGCGATCGTAACGGTCGCGTTTTTTGCAAATTTAAAAAACGGTGGCGAACGTAAGAGTGGGAGCGAATATTATTACGAAAAATTTGAAAGCGGGCAGAGCAAACCGCGCGACGACGGCGAGATCATCGACGTCGAAGTCGTAGAAGAAAAGAGGCAAATATGGAAAAACTAA